The following proteins are co-located in the Theropithecus gelada isolate Dixy chromosome 19, Tgel_1.0, whole genome shotgun sequence genome:
- the PTGER1 gene encoding prostaglandin E2 receptor EP1 subtype: MSPCGPLNLSLAGEATTCAAPWVPNASAVPPSGASPALPIFSMTLGAVSNLLALALLAQAAGRLRRRRSAATFLLFVASLLATDLAGHVIPGALVLRLYTAGRAPAGGACHFLGGCMVFFGLCPLLLGCGMAVERCVGVTRPLLHAARVSVSRARLALAAVAAVALAVALLPLARVGRYELQYPGTWCFIGLGPSGGWRQALLAGLFAGLGLVALLAALVCNTLSGLALLRARWRRRSRGPSPASGPDSRRRWGARGPRSASASSASSIASASTAFGGSQSRGSARRARTHDVEMVGQLVGIMVVSCICWSPMLVLVALAVGGWSSTSLQRPLFLAVRLASWNQILDPWVYILLRQAVLRQLLRFLPPRAGAKGGPAGLGLTPSAWEASSLRSSRHSGLSYF, translated from the exons ATGAGCCCTTGCGGGCCCCTCAACCTGAGCCTGGCGGGCGAGGCGACCACATGCGCGGCGCCCTGGGTCCCCAACGCGTCGGCCGTGCCGCCGTCGGGCGCTTCGCCTGCGCTGCCCATCTTCTCCATGACTCTGGGCGCCGTGTCCAACCTGCTGGCGCTGGCGCTGCTGGCGCAGGCCGCGGGCCGCCTGCGCCGCCGCCGCTCGGCCGCCACCTTCCTGCTGTTCGTGGCCAGCCTGCTGGCCACCGACCTGGCAGGCCACGTGATCCCGGGCGCGCTAGTGCTGCGCCTGTACACTGCGGGGCGCGCTCCGGCCGGCGGGGCCTGCCACTTCCTGGGCGGCTGCATGGTCTTCTTCGGCCTGTGCCCGCTGCTGCTGGGCTGCGGCATGGCGGTGGAGCGCTGCGTGGGCGTCACGCGGCCGCTGCTCCACGCCGCTCGGGTCTCGGTCTCCCGCGCGCGCCTGGCGCTGGCCGCGGTAGCTGCGGTGGCCTTAGCCGTCGCGCTGCTACCGCTGGCGCGCGTGGGCCGCTACGAGCTGCAGTACCCGGGCACGTGGTGCTTCATCGGCCTGGGTCCCTCGGGCGGCTGGCGCCAGGCACTGCTCGCCGGCCTCTTCGCCGGCCTCGGCCTGGTCGCTCTCCTCGCCGCGCTGGTGTGCAACACGCTCAGCGGCCTGGCCCTGCTACGCGCCCGCTGGCGACGCCGCTCCCGAGGGCCTTCCCCGGCCTCGGGCCCCGACAGCCGGCGTCGCTGGGGGGCGCGCGGACCCCGCTCGGCCTCCGCCTCGTCCGCCTCATCCATCGCTTCAGCCTCCACAGCCTTTGGCGGCTCCCAGAGCCGCGGCTCGGCACGCAGAGCTCGCACCCACGACGTGGAGATGGTGGGCCAGCTTGTCGGTATCATGGTGGTGTCGTGCATCTGCTGGAGCCCAATGCTG GTGTTGGTGGCGCTGGCCGTCGGGGGCTGGAGTTCTACCTCCCTGCAGCGGCCACTGTTCCTGGCCGTGCGCCTTGCCTCCTGGAACCAGATCCTGGACCCTTGGGTGTACATCCTGCTGCGCCAGGCCGTGCTGCGCCAACTGCTTCGCTTCCTGCCCCCGAGGGCCGGGGCCAAGGGCGGCCCCGCGGGGCTGGGCCTAACCCCGAGCGCCTGGGAGGCCAGCTCGCTGCGCAGCTCCCGGCACAGCGGCCTCAGCTACTTCTAA
- the GIPC1 gene encoding PDZ domain-containing protein GIPC1 produces MPLGLGRRKKAPPLVENEEAEPGRGGLGVGEPGPLGGGGAGGPQMGLPPPPPALRPRLVFHTQLAHGSPTGRIEGFTNVKELYGKIAEAFRLPTAEVMFCTLNTHKVDMDKLLGGQIGLEDFIFAHVKGQRKEVEVFKSEDALGLTITDNGAGYAFIKRIKEGSVIDHIHLISVGDMIEAINGQSLLGCRHYEVARLLKELPRGRTFTLKLTEPRKAFDMISQRSAGGRPGSGPQLGTGRGTLRLRSRGPATVEDLPSAFEEKAIEKVDDLLESYMGIRDTELAATMVELGKDKRNPDELAEALDERLGDFAFPDEFVFDVWGAIGDAKVGRY; encoded by the exons ATGCCGCTGGGACTGGGGCGGCGGAAAAAGGCGCCCCCTCTAGTGGAAAatgaggaggctgagccaggccgTGGCGGGCTGGGCGTGGGGGAGCCAGGGCCCCTGGGCggaggtggggcaggggggcCCCAAATGGGCTtaccaccccctcccccagccctgcgGCCCCGCCTCGTGTTCCACACCCAGCTGGCCCATGGCAGTCCCACTGGCCGCATCGAGGGCTTCACCAACGTCAAGGAGCTGTATGGCAAGATCGCCGAGGCCTTCCGCCTGCCAACTGCCGAG GTGATGTTCTGCACCCTGAACACCCACAAAGTGGACATGGACAAGCTCCTGGGGGGCCAGATCGGGCTGGAGGACTTCATCTTCGCCCACGTGAAGGGGCAGCGCAAGGAGGTGGAGGTGTTCAAGTCGGAGGATGCACTCGGGCTTACCATCACGGACAACGGGGCTGGCTACGCCTTCATCAAG CGCATCAAGGAGGGCAGCGTGATCGACCACATCCACCTCATCAGCGTGGGCGACATGATCGAGGCCATTAACGGGCAGAGCCTGCTGGGCTGCCGGCACTACGAGGTGGCCCGGCTCCTCAAGGAGCTGCCCCGAGGCCGTACCTTCACGCTGAAGCTGACGGAGCCTCGCAAGGCCTTCG ACATGATCAGCCAACGCTCAGCGGGCGGCCGCCCTGGCTCCGGCCCACAACTGGGCACTGGCCGAGGGACCCTGCGGCTCCGATCCCGGGGCCCTGCCACGGTGGAGGATCTG CCCTCCGCCTTTGAAGAGAAGGCCATTGAGAAGGTGGATGACCTGCTGGAGAGTTACATGGGTATCAGGGACACGGAGTTGG CGGCCACCATGGTGGAGCTGGGAAAGGACAAAAGGAACCCGGATGAGCTGGCCGAGGCCCTGGACGAACGGCTGGGTGACTTTGCCTTCCCTGACGAATTCGTCTTTGACGTCTGGGGTGCCATCGGGGACGCCAAGGTCGGCCGCTACTAG